A genomic stretch from Cydia amplana chromosome 1, ilCydAmpl1.1, whole genome shotgun sequence includes:
- the LOC134662748 gene encoding protein starmaker-like, which translates to MEEKESIPENSMEAVSEASGDKISAEDETHLKKSEESQESDNKDTDTNNSDVGKATDSNGDSVNDPMSDKDGDSGLQNHVEHENESVSDKDKVTNAESADDPVAGAIDDETAKENDIKLEDAETVDDLPQKVEIPEESNSQESASQDSAHESVQETSSELPEASQDSEAAAVTASEVDDQETTPVEKKDDDVGKPEFETAPNVQDEPQEDHTQALDPFDALLKDKSDSITETSTAKPSGDVNLDDDDDDHNADSVAAHDDDHTGVG; encoded by the exons ATGGAAGAGAAAGAAAGCATTCCTGAAAACTCTATGGAGGCTGTGAGTGAAGCATCTGGGGACAAGATCTCTGCAGAAGATGAGACACATCTCAAGAAGTCTGAAGAATCGCAAGAAAGTGATAACAAAGACACTGATACCAATAACAGTGATGTAGGCAAAGCTACTGATAGTAATGGTGATTCTGTGAATGATCCGATGAGTGATAAGGATGGTGATAGTGGGCTCCAGAACCATGTAGAACACGAGAATGAAAGTGTTAGTGATAAAGATAAGGTGACCAATGCGGAAAGTGCTGATGACCCTGTTGCAGGGGCAATAGATGATGAGACGGCTAAGGAAAATG ATATTAAATTGGAAGATGCAGAAACAGTAGATGATCTACCACAGAAAGTAGAAATTCCAGAAGAATCAAACAGCCAAGAATCTGCTAGTCAAGACTCTGCACATGAATCAGTCCAGGAAACCAGCTCAGAGCTTCCCGAAGCTAGCCAAGATTCAGAAGCCGCTGCTGTGACAGCAAGTGAGGTAGATGATCAGGAGACAACTCCTGTGGAGAAAAAGGATGATGACGTGGGTAAACCTGAGTTTGAAACAGCACCTAATGTTCAGGATGAGCCTCAGGAAGACCATACACag GCGTTGGACCCTTTTGATGCCCTACTGAAGGACAAAAGTGACAGCATTACAGAAACATCCACAGCTAAACCAAGTGGGGACGTCAActtggatgatgatgatgatgaccacAATGCAGACAGTGTTGCAGCACATGATGATGATCACACTG GAGTCGGgtaa